The Candidatus Accumulibacter similis genome has a segment encoding these proteins:
- a CDS encoding Trm112 family protein, with protein MDARLLDILVCPVCKANLEYRKAAAELLCKPCRLAFPVRDGIPIMLADEARPLPSDEV; from the coding sequence ATGGACGCGCGCCTGCTTGACATTCTGGTCTGCCCCGTCTGCAAGGCCAATCTCGAGTATCGCAAGGCGGCGGCGGAACTGCTCTGCAAACCTTGTCGACTGGCGTTCCCGGTGCGCGATGGCATTCCGATCATGCTCGCCGACGAAGCGCGGCCGCTGCCCAGCGACGAGGTGTGA